In the genome of Microscilla marina ATCC 23134, one region contains:
- a CDS encoding vitamin K epoxide reductase family protein, which produces MRKQRSDFENLPIASKYFLQQLGAKVTPQTIERQLTTHPAYPSVLSLSETLSDLSIENMAVSITTDRLEEVPYPAIAHFSRGHFVVLDGLENGQLTYFDPAKGHVTQSVEEFAAEWSGVLLMAELDEETHLGEADFIFKKYRTPLIIGASMMFFVLGLVAGFVNFKVAWATWLPLLGLKAVGLTTAVLLILKEEGISNALVHKICDTNAKTSCGQVLDSPAAKLFGWLKMSHLGFIYFAGGSLALLTSLTSGNLFSIAVCLGVFTILALPYTIFSVYYQAMVVKKWCLLCLAVQLIFWLEFAAGFSLWSYDSRFFNATSILHIAVTFGVVVVFWLLFKPGFRLKKELLEQEAKLNFFLKNEQIMRGVLESAPHASPVNFEDQVILGDPEAPIEVTMISNVFCGPCAQKHEALVKLMRELPGILRVQVLFTAKKEQEDEQNKVSQHLIGLHYQYNQAQCLEATSFWYKHKDYTALVKNYPLTEDSLEKAKNLHIQHAYWVDQEQITGTPTLLVQGRQLPVGFDLENFKSYWRNMAMVEDE; this is translated from the coding sequence ATGCGTAAACAAAGATCTGATTTTGAAAATTTACCTATTGCCAGTAAATATTTCCTGCAACAACTGGGAGCTAAAGTTACTCCACAAACTATAGAACGCCAACTCACTACTCACCCTGCGTACCCCTCTGTGCTATCGCTTTCTGAAACTTTGTCAGACCTGTCAATAGAAAACATGGCAGTGAGCATTACTACCGATCGGCTCGAAGAAGTTCCATACCCGGCAATAGCCCACTTTAGCAGAGGACATTTTGTGGTACTCGATGGACTCGAAAACGGGCAGCTCACCTATTTCGACCCAGCCAAAGGTCACGTTACCCAATCTGTAGAAGAGTTTGCAGCAGAATGGTCGGGGGTATTGCTTATGGCAGAGTTGGACGAAGAAACTCACTTGGGCGAAGCAGATTTTATATTCAAAAAATACCGTACACCGCTCATTATTGGCGCATCTATGATGTTTTTTGTGCTAGGGCTGGTAGCAGGTTTTGTCAATTTTAAGGTTGCCTGGGCTACTTGGTTGCCTCTGTTGGGGCTCAAAGCAGTAGGACTAACTACTGCCGTATTACTCATTCTCAAGGAAGAAGGCATAAGCAATGCTTTGGTGCATAAAATATGCGATACCAACGCCAAAACCAGCTGTGGACAAGTACTCGATTCGCCGGCAGCCAAACTATTTGGCTGGCTCAAAATGTCGCACCTTGGCTTTATCTATTTCGCGGGCGGCAGCCTTGCCTTACTCACCTCGCTTACCTCAGGCAATTTATTTTCTATTGCGGTTTGTCTGGGGGTGTTTACTATACTGGCGTTGCCTTATACCATTTTTTCGGTATACTATCAGGCAATGGTGGTCAAAAAATGGTGCTTACTCTGCTTGGCGGTACAGTTGATTTTCTGGCTGGAATTTGCCGCTGGTTTTTCTTTATGGAGCTATGATAGCCGTTTTTTCAATGCCACAAGTATTTTACACATTGCCGTTACCTTTGGCGTAGTGGTGGTGTTCTGGTTGCTGTTCAAACCTGGCTTTCGCCTCAAAAAAGAATTGCTTGAACAAGAAGCCAAGCTCAACTTTTTCCTTAAAAACGAACAAATTATGCGGGGTGTCCTTGAAAGTGCCCCTCACGCGTCGCCTGTCAACTTCGAAGATCAGGTGATACTAGGCGACCCCGAAGCTCCTATAGAGGTAACCATGATCAGTAATGTATTTTGTGGTCCTTGTGCCCAAAAACATGAGGCATTGGTAAAGTTAATGAGAGAACTACCTGGTATACTGCGGGTACAAGTATTGTTTACTGCCAAAAAAGAGCAAGAAGATGAACAAAACAAAGTAAGTCAGCACCTGATAGGTCTGCATTACCAATATAACCAGGCGCAATGCCTCGAGGCTACTTCTTTTTGGTATAAGCATAAAGACTATACAGCTTTGGTCAAAAATTATCCCCTGACAGAAGATAGTCTAGAGAAAGCCAAAAACCTACACATACAACACGCTTACTGGGTTGACCAAGAGCAAATCACTGGAACTCCTACCCTATTGGTACAAGGCAGACAGTTGCCCGTTGGATTTGATCTGGAAAACTTTAAGTCTTACTGGCGTAATATGGCAATGGTAGAAGATGAATAA